The following coding sequences lie in one Bacillota bacterium genomic window:
- a CDS encoding glycosyltransferase family 4 protein: MTGKATPKLTADRTEFVLVSFEGPDAYSRAGGLGVRVTQLAQALAGLGYPTHLIFVGSPELPGQEQQMDGRLHLYRWCQWISRYYPRGVYEGENEKLYDFNETVPDFVTGQVARRAMEAGRVLVVMAEEWHTAHAICETSDRLWLAGLRSHALLVWNANNTMGFDRINWGRLGYVTTLTTVSRYMKHVMWGRGVNPIVIPNGISPEALQPPNPRHVAALRRAVADSGGQVLLVKVGRFDPDKRWLMAIDSVALLKGQGLSPRLVMRGGIEPHEYEVLGRAQAAGLRVMPVHLDGTPSAARLAEVMKAHPEVDVFNLKFFVPGPLLRALYRAADAVLANSGIEPFGLVGLEVMGAGGVAITGATGEDYAVGYHNAIVLETDDPREIAHHVRALAGDAGLCERLRHNGHETALRFSWPNVIATMLDRLEFIAELQGLSWPQGRALSPEAAGELKEAAAALEEGR; this comes from the coding sequence GTGACAGGCAAAGCGACGCCAAAGCTAACGGCCGACCGCACGGAGTTCGTGCTCGTCTCGTTCGAGGGCCCCGACGCGTACAGCCGGGCCGGCGGGCTGGGCGTACGCGTGACGCAGCTTGCGCAGGCCCTGGCGGGCCTGGGCTACCCAACTCACCTGATCTTCGTGGGAAGCCCCGAACTGCCGGGCCAGGAGCAGCAGATGGACGGGCGGCTGCACCTCTACCGCTGGTGCCAGTGGATCAGCCGCTACTACCCCCGGGGCGTATACGAGGGGGAGAACGAGAAGCTTTATGACTTCAACGAGACGGTGCCGGACTTCGTGACCGGCCAGGTCGCCAGGCGGGCGATGGAGGCCGGGCGCGTGCTGGTGGTGATGGCGGAGGAGTGGCACACGGCCCACGCCATCTGCGAGACAAGCGACCGGCTGTGGCTCGCCGGGCTGCGATCCCATGCGCTTTTGGTCTGGAACGCCAACAACACCATGGGCTTTGACCGGATCAACTGGGGCCGGCTGGGCTACGTGACCACGCTGACCACCGTGAGCCGCTACATGAAGCACGTGATGTGGGGCCGGGGCGTCAACCCCATCGTCATCCCCAACGGTATCTCGCCCGAGGCGCTCCAGCCACCCAACCCCAGGCACGTGGCAGCCCTGCGCCGCGCTGTGGCAGACTCGGGCGGGCAGGTACTGCTGGTCAAGGTGGGGCGCTTCGACCCGGACAAGCGGTGGCTCATGGCCATCGACTCGGTGGCCCTCCTCAAGGGGCAGGGGCTTTCGCCACGCCTTGTGATGCGCGGCGGCATCGAGCCGCACGAGTACGAGGTGCTGGGGCGGGCGCAGGCGGCGGGCCTGCGTGTGATGCCGGTGCATCTCGACGGGACGCCGAGCGCCGCCAGGCTGGCCGAGGTGATGAAGGCGCACCCGGAGGTGGACGTGTTCAATTTGAAGTTCTTCGTGCCCGGCCCCCTGCTGCGGGCCCTGTACCGGGCCGCCGATGCCGTCCTTGCCAACAGCGGCATCGAACCCTTCGGCCTGGTCGGGCTCGAGGTGATGGGCGCAGGCGGCGTGGCCATCACCGGGGCGACCGGCGAAGATTACGCGGTGGGTTACCACAATGCCATCGTGCTGGAGACCGACGATCCTCGGGAGATTGCCCACCACGTCCGGGCTCTGGCAGGTGACGCTGGGCTTTGTGAGCGGCTCCGCCACAACGGCCACGAGACGGCGCTCCGCTTCTCCTGGCCGAACGTCATCGCCACCATGCTGGACCGCCTGGAGTTCATCGCCGAGCTCCAGGGCCTGTCCTGGCCGCAGGGCCGGGCCCTTTCTCCCGAGGCGGCGGGCGAACTCAAGGAGGCCGCGGCCGCCCTGGAGGAGGGGCGATAG